A genomic window from Roseofilum casamattae BLCC-M143 includes:
- a CDS encoding NAD(P)-dependent oxidoreductase produces MNQQLAFLGLGVMGGPMSANLARAGYSVKGWNRTPDRPGVEVAIAGGVEIVSSIAEAVATADVVFSCVGDVPDVEEVLCAPGGVTDFARPGTLVVDMSTIGPRSARAIYQTLEEKKLRFVDAPVSGGDIGAQQGTLTIMVGAREADFQECLPLFQIMGKSIHLCGPVGSGQGVKLCNQVLCSANTLGLCEAIKLAQQQQIDPNLIVEVCSGGAAGSWVLSNLGPKITTSDFAPGFAIKHILKDLRLVLEMMEAEQLPGTELANRYFQAVSVLDNGSGEELGTQAMMKVYDATR; encoded by the coding sequence ATGAATCAACAACTCGCATTTCTGGGATTAGGCGTTATGGGAGGGCCGATGAGCGCCAATCTGGCTCGTGCTGGATATTCGGTGAAGGGATGGAATCGTACTCCAGACCGTCCGGGGGTGGAAGTGGCGATCGCCGGTGGCGTAGAAATAGTATCTTCAATTGCAGAAGCCGTAGCCACGGCCGATGTCGTTTTTTCTTGTGTTGGCGATGTGCCGGATGTGGAAGAAGTCCTCTGTGCTCCTGGCGGCGTGACTGATTTTGCTCGTCCGGGAACTTTGGTAGTGGATATGAGTACCATAGGGCCGAGGTCTGCACGGGCGATTTACCAAACTCTCGAGGAAAAAAAACTGCGGTTCGTGGATGCTCCGGTTTCTGGCGGCGATATTGGCGCGCAACAAGGCACTCTAACCATTATGGTGGGGGCGAGGGAGGCAGATTTCCAAGAATGCTTGCCCTTATTTCAAATTATGGGAAAATCCATTCATCTCTGCGGGCCGGTGGGTAGCGGACAAGGGGTGAAACTGTGCAACCAAGTCCTTTGTTCCGCTAATACGCTCGGACTGTGCGAGGCGATAAAATTGGCGCAACAGCAACAGATCGACCCGAACTTAATTGTAGAAGTCTGTAGCGGTGGAGCGGCTGGCTCTTGGGTTTTATCGAATTTGGGACCGAAAATTACGACTTCGGACTTTGCTCCTGGATTTGCGATTAAACATATTTTAAAAGATCTGCGCTTAGTATTAGAGATGATGGAAGCGGAGCAGTTACCGGGAACCGAATTAGCCAATCGCTATTTCCAAGCAGTAAGTGTCTTAGATAACGGCAGTGGAGAGGAGTTGGGAACTCAGGCTATGATGAAAGTCTATGACGCGACTCGCTAG
- a CDS encoding Mo-dependent nitrogenase C-terminal domain-containing protein gives MRVKMSPNPFKFSPKFDLLHPARQWLNGLEIHRPQFARAVLNLIPAQCPFAREIKCFGRTLICIPPLCKLNPLYEELMSLRFRCLCFLSDLDYDIRSYIT, from the coding sequence ATGCGAGTTAAGATGAGTCCAAATCCGTTCAAATTCTCACCCAAATTCGATCTACTGCACCCAGCACGTCAATGGCTGAATGGCCTGGAGATTCACCGACCTCAATTCGCCCGTGCAGTCCTCAATTTAATACCGGCTCAATGTCCATTTGCCCGAGAAATTAAATGTTTCGGCCGTACCCTGATTTGCATTCCACCCCTGTGCAAACTGAATCCTCTCTATGAAGAGTTGATGAGCTTGCGGTTCCGGTGTTTGTGCTTTCTAAGCGATCTCGACTACGACATTCGATCTTACATTACCTAA
- the acs gene encoding acetate--CoA ligase, with protein sequence MSQPTIESILKEKRQFPPSSEFAQNAQIKSLDEYRQLYEKAKADPEGFWAELAEKELDWFEKWNQILDWQPPFAKWFVGGKINISYNCLDRHLTTWRKNKAALIWEGEPGDSRTLTYSQLHREVCQMANVLKQLGVQKGDRVGIYMPMIPEAAIALLACARIGAPHTVIFGGFSAEALKDRLVDAEAKLVITADGGWRKDAIVPLKPQVDKALADNAVPSVDNVLVVQRTKQDVHMEPGRDCWWHDLQAEASANCPAEPMDSEDMLFILYTSGTTGKPKGVVHSTAGYNLYTHMTLKWAFDLQETDVYWCTADVGWITGHSYIVYGPLSNGATTVMYEGAPRASNPGCLWDVVEKYGVTIFYTAPTAIRAFIKLGEQHPNARDLSSLRILGTVGEPINPEAWMWYHRIIGNEQCPIVDTWWQTETGGFMLTPLPGAIPTKPGSATLPFPGILADVVDMDGNSVADNEGGYLVVRHPWPSMMRTVYGDPDRFRRTYWEHIAPKDGKYLYFAGDGARKDEDGYFWVMGRVDDVVNVSGHRLGTMEVESALVSHASVAEAAVVSKPDEIKGEEIVAFVTLEGTHTASEELKAELKQHVVGEIGAIARPGEIRFTDALPKTRSGKIMRRLLRSLAGGQEIAGDTSTLEDRTVLDKLRNDA encoded by the coding sequence ATGTCGCAACCTACTATTGAATCCATCCTTAAGGAAAAACGCCAATTTCCCCCCTCATCTGAATTTGCCCAAAATGCTCAGATCAAAAGCCTAGACGAGTATCGCCAACTCTACGAAAAAGCCAAAGCTGACCCGGAAGGATTCTGGGCAGAGCTGGCGGAAAAAGAACTCGATTGGTTTGAAAAATGGAACCAAATCCTGGACTGGCAACCTCCTTTCGCGAAATGGTTTGTCGGTGGAAAAATTAACATTTCTTACAATTGTCTCGATCGCCATCTCACCACTTGGCGCAAAAATAAAGCCGCCCTGATTTGGGAAGGAGAACCAGGAGACTCGCGCACCCTCACCTACAGCCAACTGCATCGAGAAGTGTGCCAGATGGCCAATGTCTTAAAGCAACTGGGCGTACAAAAAGGCGATCGCGTCGGCATCTACATGCCCATGATTCCAGAAGCCGCGATCGCTCTATTAGCCTGCGCTCGTATTGGCGCTCCCCACACCGTCATTTTTGGTGGATTCAGCGCCGAAGCCTTGAAAGACCGCTTAGTTGATGCCGAAGCCAAACTGGTGATTACTGCCGACGGGGGATGGCGCAAAGATGCGATCGTTCCCCTCAAACCGCAAGTAGACAAAGCCCTCGCCGATAATGCGGTTCCCTCCGTTGATAATGTCCTTGTCGTGCAGCGCACGAAGCAGGACGTTCACATGGAACCCGGACGAGATTGTTGGTGGCACGACCTGCAAGCTGAGGCTTCCGCCAATTGTCCGGCCGAACCCATGGACAGCGAAGACATGCTCTTCATCCTCTACACCTCTGGCACCACCGGCAAACCCAAAGGAGTCGTCCATAGCACCGCAGGCTATAACCTCTACACCCACATGACCCTAAAATGGGCCTTTGACCTGCAAGAGACCGACGTTTACTGGTGTACCGCTGATGTCGGTTGGATTACCGGTCATAGCTATATCGTCTACGGCCCCCTCTCCAATGGAGCCACCACCGTCATGTATGAAGGGGCCCCCCGCGCTTCCAATCCCGGTTGTTTGTGGGATGTGGTAGAAAAATATGGCGTCACCATTTTCTATACTGCTCCGACTGCCATTCGCGCCTTTATTAAATTGGGCGAACAGCACCCCAATGCTCGCGACCTTTCCTCCCTGCGCATTCTCGGCACCGTCGGCGAACCCATTAACCCGGAAGCCTGGATGTGGTATCACCGGATTATTGGTAACGAACAATGCCCTATTGTCGATACCTGGTGGCAAACAGAAACCGGCGGATTTATGCTGACCCCTCTTCCCGGTGCCATTCCTACTAAACCCGGTTCGGCTACCCTGCCATTCCCCGGCATTCTAGCTGACGTGGTAGACATGGACGGCAATTCAGTTGCCGACAACGAAGGCGGATATTTAGTTGTTCGCCATCCCTGGCCGAGCATGATGCGCACGGTTTATGGCGATCCAGACCGCTTCCGCCGCACCTATTGGGAGCATATTGCCCCGAAAGATGGCAAGTATTTGTATTTTGCCGGGGATGGGGCGCGCAAAGATGAGGACGGCTATTTTTGGGTCATGGGCCGGGTTGATGATGTGGTCAATGTTTCCGGACACCGTTTGGGAACCATGGAGGTGGAGTCGGCGTTGGTCTCCCATGCTTCCGTCGCCGAGGCGGCTGTCGTGAGTAAGCCAGATGAGATTAAAGGAGAAGAAATCGTCGCCTTTGTCACCCTTGAAGGTACTCATACTGCTTCGGAAGAGTTGAAAGCCGAGTTAAAGCAGCATGTGGTAGGGGAGATTGGCGCGATCGCCCGGCCGGGAGAAATTCGCTTTACCGATGCCCTGCCGAAAACGCGATCCGGTAAGATTATGCGCCGGTTATTGCGATCGCTTGCCGGAGGTCAGGAAATTGCTGGCGACACATCCACCTTAGAAGACCGCACCGTCCTCGACAAACTCCGGAACGACGCTTAG
- a CDS encoding photosystem II protein Y, with amino-acid sequence MDWRIVIVLLPIAIAGGWALLNIASAAIDQVQRLLSDES; translated from the coding sequence ATGGATTGGCGTATTGTCATTGTCTTATTGCCGATCGCCATTGCTGGAGGCTGGGCTTTATTGAATATCGCTTCAGCAGCAATCGATCAAGTCCAAAGACTCTTAAGTGACGAATCCTAA
- a CDS encoding bifunctional folylpolyglutamate synthase/dihydrofolate synthase, which yields MSLGLDRIKALLAALGNPHHRIPMVHVAGTNGKGSVCAYLSSIFATAGYRVGRYTSPHLIDWTERICINGEPIAMETLHQVLVQVLDAAGTVEAPTSFELLVAAAWLYFAQSGCDLAVMEVGLGGRLDATNVCDRPLAAIIVSIGWDHAQILGPTLADIAREKAGILKPGCPAIIGPVPPEAKQAIDTCVARVNCLPIEPEPAIDLGNGRAQYGNIQYSLPLEGKHQLSNSALAIAAMQVLDPQKWQISADAIAEGIARTRWRGRLQWSYWQDYPLLVDGAHNPESAIALRDYLDSSDRIQSKDASITWVMGMLTKKSHHDIFQTLLRPGDTLYLVPVPNHRTASPEELAELAQTLQPQLKSCETYPDLGKALDAAVLSSPPTIVLCGSLYLVGYYFSLFRDW from the coding sequence ATGTCCTTGGGATTAGACCGGATTAAGGCCCTGTTAGCCGCATTAGGGAACCCACACCATCGTATTCCCATGGTCCACGTTGCCGGAACCAATGGTAAAGGATCGGTTTGTGCTTACTTATCCTCCATTTTCGCCACGGCAGGCTATCGCGTCGGACGATACACTTCTCCCCACCTAATTGACTGGACTGAACGGATCTGTATCAATGGGGAACCCATTGCTATGGAAACCCTCCACCAAGTCCTCGTGCAAGTCCTGGACGCGGCCGGCACCGTGGAGGCTCCGACTTCGTTTGAACTGCTCGTGGCTGCAGCTTGGCTCTACTTTGCCCAATCTGGCTGCGACTTAGCAGTGATGGAAGTCGGACTGGGAGGGCGTTTGGATGCCACCAATGTTTGCGATCGCCCCCTGGCTGCAATTATTGTTTCAATCGGCTGGGATCACGCCCAGATCCTCGGCCCGACTCTAGCCGATATTGCGCGCGAAAAAGCAGGTATTCTCAAACCAGGCTGTCCTGCCATTATCGGGCCGGTTCCTCCGGAGGCGAAACAAGCCATTGACACTTGTGTTGCCCGAGTTAACTGTCTGCCGATCGAGCCAGAACCCGCCATAGATCTGGGCAATGGACGAGCGCAATACGGCAATATTCAATATTCCTTACCCCTGGAAGGCAAACATCAGTTATCGAATTCCGCCCTCGCGATCGCTGCAATGCAAGTTCTCGATCCTCAAAAGTGGCAGATTTCCGCAGATGCGATCGCGGAAGGGATCGCCCGAACTCGATGGCGCGGACGGTTGCAGTGGAGCTATTGGCAAGACTATCCCCTACTGGTGGATGGCGCTCATAATCCCGAATCGGCCATTGCTCTGCGGGACTATCTCGATAGCAGCGATCGCATTCAGAGCAAAGATGCCTCCATTACCTGGGTCATGGGTATGTTAACCAAAAAATCCCATCACGACATCTTCCAAACCTTACTGCGTCCTGGAGACACGCTCTATTTGGTTCCCGTCCCCAACCATCGCACTGCCTCGCCAGAAGAGCTGGCCGAACTCGCGCAAACCCTACAACCGCAACTCAAGTCCTGTGAGACTTATCCCGATCTTGGGAAGGCTCTCGATGCAGCAGTCCTGTCCTCTCCACCCACCATCGTTCTCTGCGGTTCTCTCTATCTCGTCGGCTACTATTTCTCTCTATTTCGTGACTGGTAG
- a CDS encoding Gfo/Idh/MocA family oxidoreductase: protein MSSGNSNANGARNSPNPIRLGVIGVGHMGQHHTRVLSLLRDVHLIGVSDVDVERGLDTAGKYQVRFFENYHDLLPHVDAVCIAVPTRLHHEVGTACLEAGVHVLIEKPIAASIEEAENLVNLAAQCNRILQVGHIERFNPAFQELSNVLKTEEILAIEAHRMSPYSNRANDVSVVLDLMIHDIDLLLELAAAPVTNLTASGNRASDSGYLDYVTATLGFKNGIVATLTASKVTHCKIRRIAAHCKNSLTEADFLNNEISIHRQTTANYRTEYGQVLYRQDGLIEKVYTSNIEPLHAELEHFVTCVRGGDQPSVGGEQALRALRLASSIEQMALEGQSDRELDPHSGVLHSPVLTV, encoded by the coding sequence ATGTCATCGGGAAATTCCAATGCCAATGGAGCGCGCAATTCTCCCAATCCGATTCGACTCGGAGTCATTGGTGTCGGTCATATGGGCCAGCATCATACCAGAGTTCTCAGCCTGCTCAGAGACGTACACTTAATCGGTGTATCTGATGTTGATGTCGAGCGAGGATTAGATACAGCCGGAAAGTATCAAGTTCGCTTCTTTGAAAACTACCACGACCTCCTCCCCCATGTTGATGCCGTTTGCATCGCCGTTCCGACTCGTCTCCATCACGAAGTGGGAACCGCCTGTTTGGAAGCGGGAGTTCACGTGCTGATCGAAAAACCGATCGCTGCCAGTATTGAAGAAGCCGAAAACCTAGTGAACCTAGCGGCCCAATGCAACCGAATCTTGCAAGTGGGCCATATCGAACGGTTTAATCCCGCCTTTCAGGAACTGAGCAACGTCCTGAAAACCGAAGAAATTCTGGCGATCGAAGCCCATCGCATGAGTCCGTACTCGAACCGAGCCAACGATGTTTCGGTGGTGTTGGACTTAATGATTCATGACATCGACCTGCTCCTGGAGCTTGCTGCTGCTCCAGTGACGAACTTAACAGCCAGTGGCAACCGCGCCTCTGACTCCGGTTATTTAGACTACGTCACCGCTACCTTGGGATTTAAGAATGGCATTGTTGCTACGCTAACCGCGAGCAAAGTAACCCACTGCAAAATCCGGCGCATTGCCGCTCATTGCAAAAATTCCTTAACGGAAGCGGATTTCCTCAATAATGAAATCTCCATTCATCGGCAAACGACGGCAAACTACCGCACGGAATACGGTCAAGTCCTCTATCGCCAAGATGGATTAATTGAAAAAGTCTATACCAGCAATATCGAACCCCTACATGCCGAACTGGAGCATTTTGTTACTTGCGTTCGCGGTGGCGATCAACCTTCGGTGGGAGGAGAACAAGCTCTCAGAGCGTTGCGACTGGCGAGTTCGATCGAACAGATGGCTCTCGAGGGCCAATCCGATCGCGAGCTAGATCCTCATTCTGGGGTTCTCCATTCCCCAGTACTCACCGTTTAA
- a CDS encoding tetratricopeptide repeat protein, with the protein MSNYRFCLGCVLLLSSSAILPPASWAIAPLENSRLQPLELAQVEVSETAVEYLNQGLQQVQAGELERAIASFSESARLAPNLAPARYNLGLALRQAGQLQEAASAFYQAIQADPNFAIAYANLGAALLEGNNLEQARDYLKMAVELDPKLGVGHYNLGLVQRLQGEERNAIASFQNAIRLSPNAPEPHYYLGLIYQQQGQLEPAIAAFNRAIAHNPKYAEAHYSAGSILLQQSRDREALKAFRQSAAANPNYGNAYYGAGLVFLQQKNYREARRVLEFARELYEKQGNQQWAIATAQLLQKIGQ; encoded by the coding sequence ATGAGTAATTATAGGTTTTGCTTGGGTTGTGTGCTGTTACTGAGTAGCTCGGCAATATTGCCACCAGCAAGTTGGGCGATCGCCCCCCTAGAAAATTCGAGACTGCAACCGCTAGAATTAGCTCAGGTCGAAGTTTCCGAAACTGCCGTTGAATATCTCAACCAAGGATTGCAACAAGTGCAAGCGGGAGAACTCGAACGAGCGATCGCTAGTTTTTCCGAGTCGGCACGGCTAGCACCTAATTTAGCTCCCGCTCGCTATAACTTGGGGTTAGCTCTGCGACAAGCCGGACAGTTACAAGAGGCGGCAAGCGCATTTTATCAAGCCATTCAAGCCGATCCGAATTTTGCGATCGCTTATGCAAATCTGGGAGCGGCATTATTAGAAGGAAATAATCTAGAGCAAGCTCGCGATTATCTGAAAATGGCGGTGGAACTCGATCCAAAATTGGGTGTCGGTCATTATAATTTAGGATTAGTGCAGCGATTGCAAGGAGAAGAAAGAAATGCGATCGCCTCATTTCAAAACGCCATTCGCTTGTCACCAAATGCCCCGGAACCCCACTACTATCTCGGTTTAATTTATCAACAACAAGGACAACTCGAACCGGCGATCGCTGCCTTTAATCGAGCCATTGCACATAATCCTAAATATGCCGAGGCTCATTATTCTGCCGGTTCAATTTTACTGCAACAATCCCGCGATCGCGAAGCCCTAAAAGCCTTTCGTCAGTCTGCTGCTGCCAATCCCAATTATGGCAATGCTTACTATGGAGCGGGGTTAGTTTTCCTCCAGCAGAAGAATTATCGAGAAGCGCGACGAGTCTTGGAATTTGCCCGAGAACTTTACGAAAAACAAGGCAATCAACAATGGGCGATCGCGACCGCCCAATTACTCCAAAAGATCGGGCAATAA
- the nusB gene encoding transcription antitermination factor NusB, translating into MPSPDIPRPPQIARELALLSLSQLSNRPPQDDPEALQKLLSIAVRTLQMETSETLEMAAAELQRGNARLLDSETVAPSLGSARTMVKEAIDLTETAINRLGHAIAFPQLIHQYDDHKAVRDYALQLLSLVAQNRQELDSLISKAMVNWQLERLARIDSDILRISVAEILYLQLPEQIAIDEAVKLAKRYSGEEEFRFINGVLRRVVNLLKKEVPNSRS; encoded by the coding sequence ATGCCATCTCCCGACATTCCTCGACCTCCCCAAATTGCTCGCGAACTTGCTCTACTGAGCCTTTCGCAATTATCCAATCGCCCACCTCAGGACGATCCCGAAGCGCTTCAGAAACTGCTCTCAATAGCGGTGAGGACTCTGCAAATGGAAACATCGGAAACCCTGGAAATGGCAGCGGCTGAATTGCAGCGAGGAAACGCTCGCTTGCTCGATAGCGAAACAGTAGCACCCAGTCTTGGTAGCGCTCGCACGATGGTGAAAGAGGCGATCGATCTGACGGAAACAGCAATTAATCGCTTGGGACATGCGATCGCATTTCCGCAACTGATTCACCAATATGATGACCATAAAGCCGTGCGAGATTATGCGTTGCAATTGCTCAGTTTGGTCGCTCAAAATCGCCAAGAGCTAGATTCTTTAATCTCAAAGGCGATGGTTAATTGGCAGTTAGAACGACTGGCGCGCATCGATAGCGACATTTTGCGCATTTCGGTGGCGGAAATACTCTATTTGCAACTGCCGGAACAAATTGCGATCGATGAGGCTGTGAAGCTGGCGAAGCGCTACAGCGGCGAGGAGGAATTTCGATTTATTAATGGAGTGCTCCGTCGGGTGGTGAATTTACTGAAAAAAGAGGTTCCAAATTCCCGATCTTAG
- a CDS encoding TIGR02652 family protein: MLNPALQYPVFGPEIHCPHCRQEIPALTLTDTYLCPRHGAFEADPNTKELVHLQSGRHWRLWESQWYRQHTHPDGIRFEIHEALDRLYTQGYRATKVTIARRYRELISSYLERNATRKTPEHSAVPKLYGLPVEFSPDPAEEPCWDVINFNLDKEPGAPVRYPYFRLFE, translated from the coding sequence ATGCTCAATCCCGCTTTACAATATCCAGTTTTCGGACCGGAGATTCACTGTCCCCATTGTCGTCAAGAGATTCCCGCGTTAACTTTGACCGATACTTATCTCTGTCCGCGTCATGGCGCCTTTGAAGCCGATCCGAACACGAAAGAACTGGTTCATCTACAGTCGGGCCGTCATTGGCGGCTGTGGGAGAGCCAATGGTATCGACAGCATACCCATCCGGATGGGATTCGGTTCGAGATTCATGAAGCATTAGACCGGTTGTATACCCAAGGTTATCGAGCAACCAAGGTCACGATTGCCCGTCGCTATCGGGAGTTAATTAGTTCGTATTTAGAGCGCAATGCCACTCGAAAAACGCCGGAACACTCTGCCGTTCCGAAGTTATATGGATTGCCGGTAGAATTTAGTCCCGATCCGGCAGAGGAGCCGTGTTGGGACGTGATTAATTTTAATTTGGATAAGGAACCTGGCGCGCCGGTGCGCTATCCCTATTTCCGGTTATTTGAATAG
- a CDS encoding DUF502 domain-containing protein, whose protein sequence is MLQRLKQDLKNDAIAGLLVVIPLATTIWLTIAIASWVVNILTRIPKQVNPFDGLHPILVYVLNLIVGLAVPILSILVIGLMARNIAGRWLLDLGERIVQAIPLAGSVYKTLKQLLETLLKDSNDKFRRVVLVEYPREGLWSLGFVTGAIGLEFQSKFPKPMINIFIPTTPNPTTGWYAIVPEEEVINLSLSVEEAFKVVVSAGIVSPTVALSLPQEGASGYTLENRKTPPSSPSVNENLGMGVSFAVEDSPQLDQH, encoded by the coding sequence GTGCTGCAACGCTTAAAGCAGGATCTCAAGAATGATGCGATCGCCGGATTGCTGGTGGTGATTCCTTTAGCCACAACCATTTGGCTCACCATCGCGATCGCCAGTTGGGTGGTCAATATCCTCACTCGGATTCCCAAACAAGTGAACCCCTTTGATGGACTGCATCCAATTTTAGTCTATGTCCTCAATCTGATTGTGGGTTTAGCGGTTCCCATACTCAGCATTCTAGTCATTGGCTTAATGGCTCGCAATATTGCCGGACGCTGGTTGCTCGATCTGGGCGAGCGCATTGTCCAAGCCATCCCTTTAGCCGGTTCGGTCTATAAAACTCTGAAACAGTTATTAGAAACCTTGCTGAAAGACTCTAACGATAAGTTTCGTCGCGTGGTCTTAGTGGAATATCCCCGAGAAGGGTTGTGGTCTTTAGGATTTGTTACCGGAGCGATCGGTCTGGAGTTTCAGTCGAAATTTCCGAAACCGATGATTAATATCTTTATTCCCACCACTCCCAATCCCACGACGGGATGGTACGCGATCGTGCCGGAAGAAGAAGTGATTAATTTATCTTTATCCGTGGAAGAAGCCTTCAAAGTAGTCGTCTCAGCCGGAATTGTGAGTCCTACGGTAGCATTATCTTTGCCGCAAGAAGGAGCATCTGGATATACACTAGAAAATCGGAAAACCCCTCCATCGAGTCCCTCTGTTAATGAAAACCTCGGTATGGGAGTTTCTTTCGCGGTTGAGGACTCTCCTCAACTCGACCAGCATTAA
- a CDS encoding gamma carbonic anhydrase family protein, translated as MNFPHPDTPSYWEPPDLSPAAFVAPNATVIGDVTLGIGSSIWYGAVVRADVEAIEIGEYSNVQDGAVLHGDPGKVTVLEDYVTIGHRATIHSARICRGSLIGIGATILDGVTVGEGSMVGAGAVVTKDVPPFSLVVGMPARRLREISPEQAAELIEHARKYYQLALVHSNRGKDLGFYPTDS; from the coding sequence GTGAATTTTCCCCATCCCGACACTCCCAGCTACTGGGAACCTCCCGATCTCTCTCCAGCCGCTTTTGTTGCCCCCAATGCCACCGTTATTGGCGACGTTACCCTCGGCATCGGATCGAGCATTTGGTACGGTGCCGTAGTTCGAGCCGATGTCGAGGCGATCGAGATTGGCGAATATAGTAACGTCCAAGATGGCGCCGTATTGCATGGCGATCCGGGAAAAGTTACAGTTTTAGAAGATTATGTCACCATCGGCCATCGCGCGACGATTCACAGCGCGCGGATCTGTCGGGGATCGTTGATTGGCATTGGCGCCACTATTCTCGATGGCGTTACCGTTGGAGAAGGCTCCATGGTCGGTGCTGGAGCCGTGGTCACCAAAGATGTTCCTCCCTTCTCCCTCGTCGTGGGAATGCCAGCCAGACGATTGCGCGAAATCTCTCCAGAGCAAGCCGCCGAACTCATCGAACATGCCCGGAAATACTATCAGTTAGCCCTCGTTCACAGCAATCGAGGCAAGGATCTGGGCTTTTATCCCACAGACTCTTAA
- a CDS encoding ammonium transporter codes for MKQQHPSIQFRASKQKCHNQRVTKRYRLAISIGLGVILALLPWGVGAIAETGSFPADLDSTIPQNIQVVLNTIWVIFASTLVFFMNAGFAMLETGFCRHKSAVNILAKNLIVFALSSLAFWIAGFAFMFGDGNSFIGLHGFFLSGPDNSPSIGDAYDGIYRSLDWAAIPLKVKFFFQLVFAGTAATIVSGAVAERIKFVAFTLFSLGLVGLAYGTIGHWIWGNGWLAQLGFWDFAGSTVVHSVGGWAAFIGALLLGPRRDKYPKGQIAAIPGHNLAISTLGCLILWLGWFGFNPGSTLSADPEAIAHIMVTTNMAASASGLSATLVSWIYFGKPDLTMIINGVLAGLVAVTASCAYVNISSAMLIGIISGILVVFSVVYLEQWQIDDPVGAISVHLVCGIWGTLAVGLFSVGPEIYTWYGEAGGPLVGLLFGGGYSQLLNQLLGVLAVGFTMIGFSLLLWLALNFTVGIRVSADEELAGLDLSEHSMEAYSGFYKEQD; via the coding sequence ATGAAACAACAGCATCCCTCCATCCAGTTTAGAGCATCAAAGCAAAAATGTCATAACCAACGGGTGACAAAGAGATACCGATTGGCAATCTCCATAGGTTTGGGAGTTATCCTTGCTCTTCTGCCTTGGGGAGTCGGAGCGATCGCAGAGACTGGCTCTTTCCCTGCTGACCTAGATTCTACCATTCCACAAAATATTCAAGTAGTCTTGAATACAATATGGGTGATTTTCGCTAGTACTCTGGTTTTTTTTATGAATGCCGGTTTTGCGATGCTGGAAACTGGCTTTTGTCGTCACAAAAGTGCGGTAAATATCCTGGCGAAAAACCTAATTGTCTTTGCTTTGTCCTCCCTTGCCTTTTGGATCGCTGGTTTTGCCTTTATGTTTGGTGATGGCAACTCCTTTATCGGACTACACGGTTTCTTCCTCAGCGGTCCGGATAATAGCCCCTCTATTGGTGACGCCTATGATGGGATCTATCGATCGCTAGACTGGGCCGCTATTCCTCTGAAGGTGAAATTTTTCTTCCAGCTCGTCTTTGCAGGGACGGCTGCAACCATTGTTTCTGGAGCTGTAGCCGAACGCATCAAGTTCGTGGCGTTTACGCTCTTTAGTCTGGGTTTAGTTGGCTTGGCTTATGGCACGATCGGTCACTGGATTTGGGGAAATGGATGGTTAGCTCAATTGGGCTTTTGGGACTTCGCTGGATCGACAGTCGTGCATTCAGTTGGAGGTTGGGCCGCATTTATTGGAGCGTTACTCTTGGGACCTCGGAGAGATAAGTATCCGAAAGGTCAAATTGCTGCAATTCCCGGTCATAACTTAGCAATTTCGACCCTAGGCTGTCTGATTTTATGGTTGGGATGGTTTGGGTTTAACCCCGGTTCGACTCTATCGGCCGATCCAGAAGCGATCGCTCATATTATGGTCACAACTAATATGGCTGCTAGTGCCAGCGGACTCTCTGCTACTCTCGTCTCTTGGATTTATTTTGGCAAGCCGGATCTAACCATGATTATTAACGGGGTATTGGCAGGATTAGTGGCAGTTACGGCTTCTTGTGCTTATGTCAATATAAGTAGTGCTATGCTTATCGGAATAATTTCCGGGATTTTGGTGGTCTTTTCCGTGGTGTATTTGGAACAATGGCAAATTGACGATCCGGTGGGGGCTATTTCCGTACATTTGGTTTGCGGTATTTGGGGAACGCTAGCAGTTGGCTTATTCAGCGTCGGCCCGGAGATTTATACTTGGTATGGCGAAGCCGGAGGTCCCTTAGTCGGGCTGTTATTTGGCGGCGGTTATTCTCAATTGCTCAATCAGCTCTTGGGAGTACTAGCGGTTGGGTTTACTATGATTGGCTTTAGTTTGCTCTTATGGCTGGCGCTGAATTTTACGGTGGGTATACGAGTTAGTGCTGATGAGGAGTTAGCAGGATTAGATTTAAGCGAACATAGCATGGAAGCCTACAGCGGGTTTTATAAAGAGCAAGATTAG